A region from the Variovorax sp. RKNM96 genome encodes:
- a CDS encoding fumarylacetoacetate hydrolase family protein: protein MKLVRYGNPGKEKPGLIDADGKLRDLSAIVKDIGPDQLGDAAIAKLRKIKLDKLPLVKGKPRLGSPVANVGKFIAIGLNYADHAAESGLPVPKEPVVFMKATSCIQGPNDPVMLPKGSVKTDWEVELGVVIGTQARYVSQKSALDYVAGYCTINDVSEREYQIERGGTWDKGKGCDTFGPLGPWLVTRDEIENPQKLSMWLDLNGQRVQTGSTKTMIFTVAKIVSYVSQFMTLMPGDVITTGTPPGVGMGMKPPLYLKKGDVMTLGIEGLGEQRQEVIPFKL, encoded by the coding sequence ATGAAACTCGTCCGCTATGGCAACCCCGGCAAGGAGAAGCCCGGCCTCATCGACGCAGACGGCAAGCTGCGCGACCTGAGCGCCATCGTCAAGGACATCGGTCCCGACCAGCTCGGCGATGCCGCCATCGCCAAGCTGCGCAAGATCAAGCTCGACAAGCTGCCGCTGGTCAAGGGCAAGCCGCGTCTGGGCAGCCCCGTGGCCAACGTCGGCAAGTTCATCGCCATCGGCCTGAACTACGCGGACCACGCGGCCGAATCGGGCCTGCCGGTGCCCAAGGAACCCGTGGTCTTCATGAAGGCCACGAGCTGCATCCAGGGCCCGAACGACCCGGTGATGCTGCCCAAGGGTTCGGTCAAGACCGACTGGGAAGTCGAACTCGGCGTGGTCATCGGCACGCAGGCGCGCTACGTTTCGCAGAAGAGCGCGCTCGACTACGTGGCCGGCTACTGCACCATCAACGACGTGAGCGAACGCGAATACCAGATCGAGCGCGGCGGCACCTGGGACAAGGGCAAGGGTTGCGACACCTTCGGCCCGCTCGGCCCCTGGCTCGTGACGCGCGATGAAATCGAGAACCCGCAAAAGCTCTCGATGTGGCTCGACCTGAACGGCCAGCGCGTGCAGACCGGCAGCACCAAGACCATGATCTTCACGGTCGCCAAGATCGTGAGCTACGTGAGTCAGTTCATGACGCTGATGCCCGGCGATGTGATCACCACCGGCACGCCCCCCGGTGTCGGCATGGGCATGAAGCCGCCGCTGTACCTGAAGAAGGGCGATGTCATGACGCTGGGCATCGAAGGCCTCGGCGAGCAACGCCAGGAAGTGATTCCCTTCAAGCTCTGA
- a CDS encoding TRAP transporter small permease, with product MSEPQKIIDDEGHFHAEDEVVDLSGTIAEGWISLALFWLLGLTVFYQFVTRYVMNDSAAWTEEVARYMLIGVVFIGAAVGVAKNNQIQVDFFYRHMPRAMGRALSMVVDVLRTAFFVAAVVMTIQMMMKIGNQTRMTIVDLPMNVVYALCVFGFAAMAWRSLQVLRIHWQRGYSVLERPESTLSDR from the coding sequence ATGAGCGAACCTCAAAAAATCATCGATGACGAAGGCCACTTCCACGCGGAGGACGAGGTGGTCGATCTGTCAGGCACCATCGCCGAGGGCTGGATCTCGCTGGCCCTCTTCTGGCTGCTGGGCCTCACGGTCTTCTACCAGTTCGTCACGCGCTACGTGATGAACGACTCGGCCGCCTGGACCGAGGAGGTGGCGCGCTACATGCTCATCGGCGTGGTCTTCATCGGCGCGGCGGTGGGGGTGGCGAAGAACAACCAGATCCAGGTCGACTTCTTCTACCGCCACATGCCGCGCGCCATGGGCCGCGCGCTCTCGATGGTGGTCGACGTGCTGCGCACCGCCTTCTTCGTGGCGGCCGTGGTGATGACGATCCAGATGATGATGAAGATCGGCAACCAGACGCGCATGACCATCGTCGACCTGCCGATGAACGTGGTGTACGCGCTGTGCGTGTTCGGCTTCGCCGCCATGGCGTGGCGCTCGCTGCAGGTGCTGCGCATCCACTGGCAGCGCGGCTACAGCGTGCTGGAACGCCCCGAGTCGACGCTCTCCGACCGCTGA
- a CDS encoding GntR family transcriptional regulator: MPLPKYHQIYLVLREQLHEGRFAEGLPGELALMAQFGVARVTVRRALEQLSSEGLIARNPGRRTRALPPPAAGEQPGTKNLERANLRGLLENLVTMGLHTSVKVIEVATITASTQVAEALQLQLGDAVQKAVRVRSTKEGPLSHITTYVPDTIARRFGRRELSKKPILVLLEESGVKVGRAHQTISARLADNVLAQHLDVSVGSALLAVRRLIYDEDERPVQWLHGLYRPDRYTYEMQLSRVGSIDAKVWVSKDVSAQFN, encoded by the coding sequence ATGCCTTTGCCGAAGTACCACCAGATCTACCTGGTCCTGCGTGAGCAGTTGCACGAGGGGCGTTTCGCGGAAGGCCTGCCCGGCGAACTCGCGCTCATGGCGCAGTTCGGCGTGGCGCGCGTCACGGTGCGCCGCGCGCTCGAACAGCTCTCGTCCGAAGGGCTGATCGCACGCAACCCCGGCCGCCGCACGCGCGCATTGCCGCCACCGGCCGCCGGTGAACAGCCGGGCACGAAGAACCTGGAGCGCGCCAACCTGCGCGGCCTGCTCGAGAACCTCGTCACCATGGGCCTGCACACCTCGGTGAAGGTGATCGAGGTCGCGACCATCACCGCCTCCACCCAGGTGGCCGAGGCGCTGCAGCTGCAGCTGGGCGACGCGGTGCAGAAGGCAGTGCGCGTGCGCTCCACCAAGGAAGGCCCGCTCTCGCACATCACCACCTACGTGCCCGACACCATCGCGCGCCGCTTCGGCCGCCGCGAGCTCTCGAAGAAACCGATCCTCGTGCTGCTCGAAGAGTCGGGTGTCAAGGTGGGGCGCGCGCACCAGACCATCTCCGCACGCCTGGCCGACAACGTGCTTGCGCAGCACCTCGACGTCTCGGTCGGCTCGGCCCTGCTCGCGGTGCGCCGCCTCATCTACGACGAAGACGAGCGGCCCGTGCAGTGGCTGCACGGCCTCTATCGCCCCGACCGCTACACCTACGAAATGCAGCTCTCCCGCGTGGGCAGCATCGACGCGAAGGTGTGGGTCAGCAAAGACGTGTCAGCCCAGTTCAACTGA
- a CDS encoding sialic acid TRAP transporter substrate-binding protein SiaP: protein MISSKNSKRTALKALAACALAAGVVGIPGIASAQTKLKWAHVYETSEPFHKYSVWAAEEIKKRTNGKYDIQVFPASTLGKEADINQGLTLGTVDIILSGASFAGRTYTPLAISYFPFIFRDAEHQLKYAKSDVFNELAKGYDDKSGNHITALSYYGARHVTSSAARPVSKPEDMKGLKIRVPDAPAYLAFPKALGANPTPIAFAEVYLALQNNTVDAQENPLPTIEAKKFFEVQKNISLTGHIVDSLLTICSGQLWAKLSADEKKIFTDVMQEAAEKTGREIIASEARLVEEFKKKGNNVITVDKNAFREAVLKATKPTDQGYRQQDYDRILAIK, encoded by the coding sequence ATGATCAGCAGCAAGAACAGCAAACGCACCGCCCTCAAGGCCCTGGCCGCCTGCGCCCTCGCGGCCGGCGTCGTGGGCATCCCGGGCATCGCCTCGGCGCAGACCAAGCTCAAGTGGGCCCACGTCTACGAGACCTCGGAGCCCTTCCACAAGTACTCGGTGTGGGCGGCCGAGGAGATCAAGAAGCGCACCAACGGCAAGTACGACATCCAGGTGTTCCCTGCTTCCACGCTCGGCAAGGAAGCGGACATCAACCAGGGCCTGACGCTGGGCACGGTCGACATCATCCTGTCGGGCGCGAGCTTCGCGGGGCGCACCTACACGCCGCTGGCGATCTCGTACTTTCCCTTCATCTTCCGCGATGCAGAGCACCAGTTGAAGTACGCCAAGAGCGACGTGTTCAACGAGCTCGCCAAGGGCTACGACGACAAGAGCGGCAACCACATCACCGCGCTCAGCTACTACGGCGCACGCCATGTGACATCGAGCGCGGCGCGGCCCGTGAGCAAGCCCGAGGACATGAAGGGCCTGAAGATCCGCGTGCCCGATGCGCCGGCCTACCTCGCCTTCCCGAAGGCGCTGGGCGCCAACCCGACGCCCATCGCGTTCGCCGAGGTGTACCTGGCGCTGCAGAACAACACGGTCGATGCGCAGGAGAACCCGCTGCCCACCATCGAGGCCAAGAAGTTCTTCGAGGTGCAGAAGAACATCTCGCTGACCGGCCACATCGTCGATTCGCTGCTCACGATCTGCTCGGGGCAGCTGTGGGCCAAGCTCTCGGCGGATGAAAAGAAGATATTCACCGACGTGATGCAGGAAGCCGCGGAGAAGACAGGCCGCGAAATCATCGCGTCCGAGGCGCGCCTGGTGGAGGAGTTCAAGAAGAAGGGCAACAACGTGATCACCGTCGACAAGAACGCGTTCCGCGAAGCGGTGCTCAAGGCGACCAAGCCCACCGACCAGGGCTACCGCCAGCAAGACTACGACCGCATCCTGGCCATCAAGTGA
- a CDS encoding branched-chain amino acid ABC transporter permease: MFDFGILFPSVLNGLTTGAVYALIALGLTLIYGVLHIINFAHGASLMLALYAVYFLKEKLGIDPYLALPIVVLGMFALGYALQRVVINRAGHGKDENILLATLGIAIVMENLALLFFKSDTRNIDTAYSLSTVAIGPAMIAVPKLVAFAGALVVSGILFWIMGRTDLGRAIRAVAKEKEGAKLMGIDVDHVYAMSFGIGLACLGAAACFLLPAYYVNPQVGGGFVLVAFTIVVLGGMGSFVGALIGGFLVGIVESLGGLYLGESLGQIGIFAIFIGVVLFRPQGMFGAKA, from the coding sequence ATGTTCGATTTCGGCATTCTTTTCCCGTCGGTCCTGAACGGGCTGACGACGGGCGCGGTGTACGCACTGATCGCGCTGGGGCTCACGCTGATCTACGGCGTCCTGCACATCATCAACTTCGCGCACGGCGCCAGCCTGATGCTGGCGCTGTATGCGGTGTATTTCCTGAAAGAGAAGCTGGGGATCGATCCGTACCTCGCGCTGCCCATCGTCGTGCTGGGCATGTTCGCGCTCGGCTATGCGCTGCAACGTGTGGTCATCAACCGCGCGGGCCATGGCAAGGACGAGAACATCCTGCTCGCCACGCTGGGCATCGCGATCGTCATGGAGAACCTCGCGCTGCTGTTCTTCAAGTCCGACACGCGCAACATCGACACCGCCTATTCGCTCAGCACCGTCGCCATCGGCCCCGCGATGATCGCGGTGCCCAAGCTGGTCGCCTTCGCGGGTGCGCTGGTCGTCTCGGGCATCCTGTTCTGGATCATGGGCCGCACGGACCTCGGCCGCGCCATCCGCGCGGTTGCGAAAGAGAAAGAGGGCGCCAAGCTCATGGGCATCGACGTGGACCATGTCTACGCGATGAGCTTCGGCATCGGCCTTGCGTGCCTGGGTGCCGCCGCGTGCTTCCTGCTGCCGGCGTACTACGTCAACCCGCAGGTGGGCGGCGGCTTCGTGCTGGTGGCCTTCACCATCGTCGTGCTCGGCGGCATGGGCAGCTTCGTGGGCGCGCTGATCGGCGGCTTCCTCGTCGGCATCGTCGAATCGCTCGGTGGTCTCTACCTTGGTGAATCGCTCGGGCAGATCGGCATCTTCGCGATCTTCATCGGCGTGGTGCTCTTCAGGCCGCAGGGCATGTTCGGGGCCAAGGCATGA
- a CDS encoding ABC transporter substrate-binding protein → MQNRRSFVSQSAALATAVAFPLVAGAQPKTVKVGVLHPVTGALAYSGQQCRLGALMAIEDINAAGGIKSLGGAKLEALLGDAQSQPQAGAAEVEKMNEAGVSAIVGAYASAICLATTQAAAKYNLPHVVDVGVADQIVERGLKNTFRFGPGYKKSTEVAMANLLVLNKAAGNPAKTVMIIHEESLFGAGTAQLLSRELPGYGFEVKEVVKHANPTRDFNNIVLRMKSINPDIVIPANYYNEYALLVRTMQQQKVVPKAIFSVLGGAASSYKFVKEFPDAANGIIDCNHWFNPKDKRAQDLRKRVEAKGQFFSYEVFMTYASMWLLADALERAKSTERAAIVDALEKSTFSNHFMPYGPTKFVNGQNEGAQPLMTQVVKNDIKVIIPRDYREVDPVFPLRAA, encoded by the coding sequence ATGCAGAACCGCCGCAGTTTCGTGTCGCAGTCCGCCGCCCTGGCGACCGCCGTTGCCTTCCCGCTCGTGGCAGGCGCGCAGCCCAAGACCGTCAAGGTCGGCGTGCTGCATCCGGTCACCGGTGCGCTGGCCTATTCGGGCCAGCAGTGCCGCCTCGGTGCGCTGATGGCCATCGAGGACATCAACGCAGCCGGCGGCATCAAGTCGCTCGGCGGCGCGAAGCTGGAGGCCCTGCTCGGCGATGCGCAATCGCAGCCGCAGGCGGGCGCCGCGGAGGTGGAGAAGATGAACGAGGCCGGCGTCTCCGCCATCGTGGGCGCCTACGCCTCGGCGATCTGTCTCGCGACCACGCAGGCTGCGGCCAAGTACAACCTGCCGCACGTGGTCGATGTGGGCGTGGCCGACCAGATCGTGGAGCGCGGCCTGAAGAACACCTTCCGCTTCGGCCCCGGCTACAAGAAGTCGACCGAGGTGGCCATGGCCAACCTGCTGGTGCTCAACAAGGCCGCGGGCAACCCGGCCAAGACGGTGATGATCATCCACGAGGAGTCGCTCTTCGGCGCCGGCACCGCGCAGCTGCTCTCGCGCGAGTTGCCGGGCTACGGCTTCGAGGTGAAGGAGGTGGTCAAGCACGCCAACCCCACGCGCGACTTCAACAACATCGTGCTGCGCATGAAGTCGATCAACCCCGACATCGTGATCCCGGCCAACTACTACAACGAATACGCACTGCTGGTGCGCACCATGCAGCAGCAGAAGGTGGTGCCCAAGGCGATCTTCTCGGTGCTGGGCGGCGCGGCGTCGAGCTACAAGTTCGTGAAGGAGTTTCCGGACGCGGCCAACGGCATCATCGACTGCAACCACTGGTTCAACCCGAAGGACAAGCGCGCGCAGGACCTGCGCAAGCGCGTGGAGGCCAAGGGCCAGTTCTTCAGCTACGAGGTCTTCATGACCTACGCCTCGATGTGGCTGCTGGCCGATGCGCTGGAGCGCGCCAAGTCCACCGAGCGCGCGGCCATCGTCGACGCGCTGGAGAAGAGCACCTTCTCGAACCACTTCATGCCCTACGGCCCGACGAAGTTCGTCAACGGCCAGAACGAGGGCGCACAGCCGCTCATGACGCAGGTGGTGAAGAACGACATCAAGGTCATCATCCCACGCGACTACCGCGAAGTGGACCCGGTGTTCCCGCTGCGCGCGGCCTGA
- a CDS encoding AraC family transcriptional regulator — MKAPPDHRSQVFGTPWEGVHGTAIESARHYGRHWHSTYGLGLLEHGAQRSASGRGKVDAYAGDLIATNPGEVHDGMPLGGPSRRWRMVYFDAGVMAAMNGDAGTDVALTRPVIQDARLGDTLRRLFTRLDDWRVAASDARRVESLACEESLAEVCGLLRDNHSTAAPSREAAADVKQVRDRLADELLAPPTLAELAAMTGLSTYQVLRRFEKTYGVPPHAWLVLQRSERARHLIRHGADLAEAAAASGFSDQSHMTRIFTRQFGFTPGAWQRGLRF; from the coding sequence ATGAAAGCGCCGCCGGACCATCGATCGCAGGTGTTCGGCACGCCCTGGGAGGGCGTGCACGGCACCGCGATCGAGAGTGCCCGCCACTACGGCCGGCACTGGCATTCCACCTACGGCTTGGGCTTGCTGGAGCACGGCGCGCAGCGCTCGGCCAGCGGGCGCGGCAAGGTCGATGCGTATGCCGGCGACCTGATCGCCACCAACCCCGGTGAAGTGCACGACGGCATGCCGCTCGGCGGGCCGTCGCGTCGTTGGCGCATGGTGTATTTCGATGCCGGGGTGATGGCCGCGATGAATGGCGATGCCGGCACCGATGTGGCGTTGACGCGTCCTGTCATCCAGGATGCAAGGCTAGGCGACACGCTGCGCCGCCTGTTCACCCGTCTCGACGATTGGCGTGTTGCCGCATCCGATGCGCGCCGTGTCGAATCGCTCGCCTGCGAAGAATCGCTGGCCGAAGTCTGCGGCCTGCTGCGCGACAACCATTCCACCGCCGCACCTTCGCGCGAAGCTGCTGCCGACGTGAAGCAGGTGCGCGACCGCCTCGCCGACGAACTGCTCGCCCCGCCCACGCTCGCCGAGCTCGCGGCGATGACGGGCCTGAGCACCTACCAGGTGCTGCGCCGCTTCGAGAAGACCTACGGCGTGCCGCCGCACGCATGGCTCGTGCTGCAGCGCAGCGAACGCGCGCGCCACCTGATCCGCCACGGCGCCGACCTCGCAGAGGCCGCGGCCGCGAGCGGCTTCTCCGACCAGAGCCACATGACGCGCATCTTCACGCGCCAGTTCGGCTTCACCCCCGGCGCCTGGCAGCGCGGTCTTCGGTTTTAA
- a CDS encoding TRAP transporter large permease, producing the protein MLKIIFLFFMSGGLPVAIAMAGASLVYILVSDSTLPPFVVIHRMVSGIDSFPLLAVPFFILAGNLMNNAGITTRIYNFALALVGWLKGGLGHVNVLGSVIFAGMSGTAIADAAGLGTIEIKAMKEHGYSTEFAVGVTAASATLGPIIPPSLPFVIYGMMANVSVGALFLAGILPGALMAILMMLTVAYYAHKNKWGADVKFSRTRLFKALMELAVVIGWPLLMWLLVVKLGTPPQLTVFAGLASLFVLDKIFSFEALLPIMTPVLLIGGMTTGLFTPTEGAIAACVWAMILGFAWYRTLSWKMFIKVCLDTIETTSTVLFIVAAASIFGWMLTATGVTTDIAAWVLGFTKEAWVFLLLANLLMLFVGCFLEPTAAITILVPILLPIATQLGVDPIHFGLVMVLNLMIGLLHPPMGMVLFVLARVAGLSFERTTMAILPWLVPLLLSLGVITYMPKLVLWVPKMFY; encoded by the coding sequence ATGCTGAAAATCATCTTCCTGTTCTTCATGTCCGGCGGCCTGCCCGTGGCCATCGCCATGGCCGGCGCCTCGCTGGTCTACATCCTGGTGAGCGACAGCACGCTGCCGCCCTTCGTGGTGATCCACCGGATGGTGAGCGGCATCGACAGCTTTCCGCTGCTCGCGGTGCCCTTCTTCATCCTGGCCGGCAACCTGATGAACAACGCCGGCATCACCACCCGCATCTACAACTTCGCGCTCGCCCTGGTGGGCTGGCTCAAGGGCGGGCTGGGCCACGTGAACGTGCTCGGTTCGGTGATCTTCGCGGGCATGAGCGGCACGGCTATCGCGGACGCTGCGGGCCTAGGAACCATCGAGATCAAGGCGATGAAGGAGCACGGCTACTCGACCGAGTTCGCCGTGGGCGTCACGGCCGCATCGGCCACGCTGGGCCCGATCATTCCGCCGAGCCTGCCCTTCGTGATCTACGGGATGATGGCCAACGTGTCAGTGGGTGCGCTGTTCCTGGCGGGCATCCTGCCCGGCGCGCTGATGGCCATCCTGATGATGCTCACGGTGGCCTACTACGCGCACAAGAACAAGTGGGGCGCGGACGTGAAGTTCTCGCGCACGCGGCTCTTCAAGGCGCTGATGGAGCTGGCCGTGGTGATCGGCTGGCCGCTGCTGATGTGGCTGCTGGTGGTCAAGCTCGGCACGCCGCCGCAGCTCACGGTGTTCGCGGGGCTGGCCTCGCTCTTCGTGCTCGACAAGATCTTCAGCTTCGAGGCGCTGCTGCCCATCATGACGCCGGTGCTGCTGATCGGCGGCATGACGACCGGGCTCTTCACGCCCACCGAGGGCGCCATCGCGGCCTGCGTGTGGGCCATGATCCTGGGCTTCGCGTGGTATCGCACGCTGTCGTGGAAGATGTTCATCAAGGTCTGCCTGGACACCATCGAGACCACGAGCACGGTGCTCTTCATCGTGGCGGCGGCATCGATCTTCGGCTGGATGCTGACGGCCACGGGCGTGACCACCGACATCGCCGCCTGGGTGCTGGGCTTCACCAAGGAAGCGTGGGTGTTCCTGCTGCTGGCCAACCTGCTGATGCTCTTCGTGGGCTGCTTCCTGGAGCCGACCGCGGCCATCACGATCCTCGTGCCGATCCTGCTGCCGATTGCCACGCAGCTGGGCGTGGACCCGATCCACTTCGGCCTGGTGATGGTGCTCAACCTCATGATCGGCCTGCTGCATCCGCCGATGGGCATGGTGCTGTTCGTGCTGGCGCGCGTGGCGGGCCTGAGCTTCGAGCGCACGACGATGGCGATTCTTCCGTGGCTGGTGCCGCTGCTGCTGAGCCTGGGCGTGATCACCTACATGCCCAAGCTCGTGCTGTGGGTGCCCAAGATGTTCTATTGA
- a CDS encoding SDR family oxidoreductase — protein sequence MRLKGKTALVTAAGQGIGHASVLALAAEGAQVWATDVNEKLLERYAGVANVTAVKLDVLDKAAIGALFAKLPTLDVLFNCAGVVHNGTIEQASDDDLAFAFSLNVRAQMWTIQAVLPGMLKAGRGSIINMASVCSSMKGLPNRFVYGTTKAAVLGLTKSVAADYVTKGIRCNAVCPGTVDTPSLGDRINANADPEEARKAFIARQPMGRLAQAEEIAPVVVFLASDESIFATGQFFTVDGGITI from the coding sequence ATGAGACTGAAGGGAAAGACCGCGCTCGTCACCGCAGCCGGCCAGGGCATCGGCCACGCGAGCGTGCTGGCGCTCGCCGCGGAGGGCGCCCAGGTCTGGGCCACCGACGTCAACGAGAAGCTGCTGGAGCGCTATGCGGGCGTCGCGAACGTCACGGCCGTGAAGCTCGACGTGCTCGACAAGGCCGCCATCGGCGCGCTGTTCGCCAAGCTCCCTACGCTCGACGTGCTCTTCAACTGCGCGGGCGTGGTGCACAACGGCACCATCGAGCAGGCGAGCGACGACGACCTGGCCTTCGCCTTCTCGCTCAACGTGCGCGCGCAGATGTGGACCATCCAGGCCGTGCTGCCCGGCATGCTGAAGGCCGGGCGCGGCAGCATCATCAACATGGCGAGCGTGTGCTCCAGCATGAAGGGCCTGCCCAACCGTTTTGTCTACGGCACCACCAAGGCGGCAGTGCTCGGCCTCACCAAGAGCGTGGCGGCCGACTACGTGACCAAGGGCATCCGCTGCAATGCGGTGTGCCCGGGCACGGTCGATACGCCGTCACTGGGCGACCGCATCAACGCCAACGCCGATCCTGAGGAAGCCCGCAAGGCCTTCATCGCGCGCCAGCCGATGGGCCGGCTCGCACAGGCGGAAGAAATCGCGCCCGTGGTCGTGTTCCTGGCGAGCGACGAATCGATCTTCGCCACCGGCCAGTTCTTCACCGTCGACGGCGGCATCACGATATGA
- a CDS encoding SDR family NAD(P)-dependent oxidoreductase: MNQLDFTGRHAVITGGATGLGFGIAQRLVASGGSVTLWDRDEAAANQAAQSLGDKAFALKVDVSQQPSVAKAVAATLAHSPRIDALVNSAGITGPNVKLWDYPVDDWRQVMEVNINGVFLCCREVVGQMRKQGYGRIVNIASVAGKEGNPNASAYSASKAAVIGITKSLGKELADTGIRVNCVTPAAVKTAIFDQMTPEHIAFMLSKIPMGRFGTVEEVAAMVGWLCTEDCSFSTGAVFDLSGGRSTY, translated from the coding sequence ATGAACCAGCTCGACTTCACCGGCCGGCATGCGGTCATCACCGGCGGAGCCACGGGCCTGGGGTTCGGCATCGCGCAGCGGCTGGTGGCTTCGGGCGGCAGCGTCACGCTGTGGGACCGCGACGAGGCGGCTGCGAACCAGGCCGCGCAATCGCTCGGCGACAAGGCCTTCGCACTGAAGGTCGATGTGTCGCAGCAGCCTTCGGTCGCCAAGGCCGTGGCGGCCACGCTGGCGCATTCGCCGCGCATCGATGCGCTGGTCAACAGCGCCGGCATCACCGGCCCCAACGTCAAGCTGTGGGACTACCCGGTGGATGACTGGCGCCAGGTGATGGAGGTCAACATCAATGGCGTGTTCCTGTGCTGCCGTGAAGTGGTCGGGCAGATGCGCAAGCAAGGCTACGGGCGCATCGTCAACATCGCCTCGGTCGCCGGCAAGGAAGGCAATCCCAATGCCAGCGCCTACAGCGCGAGCAAGGCAGCGGTGATCGGCATCACCAAGTCGCTCGGCAAGGAACTGGCCGACACCGGCATTCGCGTGAACTGCGTGACGCCCGCGGCGGTGAAGACCGCGATCTTCGACCAGATGACGCCCGAGCACATCGCCTTCATGTTGTCGAAAATACCCATGGGCCGATTCGGCACGGTGGAAGAGGTGGCCGCGATGGTCGGCTGGCTCTGCACCGAAGATTGTTCGTTCTCCACCGGCGCGGTCTTCGACCTCTCCGGTGGCCGCTCCACTTATTGA
- a CDS encoding FadR/GntR family transcriptional regulator — MPLQTVEPQRLYRQIADQLRALIAKGEFAVGARLPAERDLAKQLGVSRPSVREALIALEVEGWVEVRTGSGVYVLDRSHRAAAPVAPTEWGPLELIRARRVIEGETAAIAATAGKRKDVDAMTRAIEVMREMADRKVMPLEGDRAFHLAIVNASGNAVLVETVQNFWDSRKGPIFTRLGGYFENVPSWRSAILEHEAIRDAVAARDAEGARAAMHAHMDKSHQRFSASWRRAKPS, encoded by the coding sequence GTGCCCCTCCAGACCGTCGAACCCCAACGTCTCTATCGCCAGATCGCCGACCAGCTGCGTGCGCTGATCGCCAAGGGCGAGTTTGCCGTGGGCGCCCGCCTGCCCGCCGAGCGGGACCTGGCCAAGCAGCTGGGCGTGAGCCGCCCTTCGGTGCGCGAGGCGCTGATCGCGCTCGAGGTCGAGGGCTGGGTCGAGGTGCGCACGGGCTCCGGCGTGTACGTGCTCGACCGTTCGCACCGGGCTGCGGCGCCCGTCGCGCCCACGGAGTGGGGCCCGTTGGAGCTGATCCGCGCGCGCCGCGTGATCGAGGGCGAGACAGCCGCCATTGCCGCCACCGCCGGCAAGCGCAAGGACGTCGATGCGATGACGCGCGCCATCGAGGTCATGCGCGAGATGGCCGACCGCAAGGTGATGCCGCTCGAAGGCGATCGCGCCTTCCACCTCGCCATCGTCAACGCCAGCGGCAACGCGGTGCTTGTGGAGACGGTGCAGAACTTCTGGGACTCGCGCAAGGGCCCGATCTTCACGCGCCTGGGCGGCTACTTCGAGAACGTTCCTTCCTGGCGCTCGGCCATCCTCGAGCATGAGGCCATCCGCGATGCGGTGGCCGCCCGCGACGCCGAGGGCGCGCGTGCCGCGATGCATGCGCACATGGACAAGTCACACCAGCGATTCAGCGCGAGCTGGCGACGCGCGAAGCCTTCCTGA